The window CATCGATCCCCATTGGAACCGCGCCCTGAGCTCTTTGAAGCTTGGTTTACGTGGCTGCCTCTTCGCGTTGAGCCGGGGTCGGGCAGGACTCAACCGGCTGACCCTCCAGGGGCGCCGATCCGGCGCCTCCCGGACGTCGCAAGAAATCGCAAGTCAGCCCTGTGGACGCTTTGGAAGGCGGCTGGGTGCTCAGATTTCGCTCTCCCTCATAAATTGTGTAAGGCCGTCAGGATAAGGGGGACACAGCGGGGCTGAAACGCACCCATTGCTTGGATCAGGCCACCCAGAAGGTGCAGCTTCACCAGCCTGCGAAGGCTTTATCCAGGGCTTAGTCGCTCCATTTGGCGTAGACGCGGGTGGTTTCGATGCTGCTGTGGCCGAGATGGTGGGCGGCGTACTTGAGGCTACCAGTTTGCCGAACGAGGCGGGTTCCGGCGGAGTGACGGAAGGCATGCCAGCCTCGGTAACGGGTCTCGGCCCCTCGCACCGGCTGCGCTGGTGCTGGAGTGCGACGAGTGATGCACCTTTGTGGCACAGCAGACAAAGAACATCTGGATTTGACTCGCTATGAACCGCGCCACCCGCCAGATCGTCGGCTGTTTCATCGGAAACCGAAATGCTGCTGGAGCCTCCCTGCTTTGGCAAAGCCTCCCTACCCCTTGTCTCGATGCCGTGTGCCATACCGACGGCCTGAGTGCCTCCACGGGCGTGGTGTTCGGTGCGCTGCACGTCATCGGCGGGACACAACGTCTCGAACGGTTCAACGCCACGTTGCGGCTCCGGATCGCTCATTTGGTACGCAAGAGCTTGTCCTTGAGCCGCAAACAAGAGCATCTTGAACTCCTGATCTGGTTGTTCATCCACCGCGACAACGCGTCATGACGTCGAAGCCACGACCTATCGCACGCTCGTGTGACCCCTTGCAATCCTTGCATTTCCAGTGCTTAGAAATCCTCCTGATATTGTCCCTTTGTGCGCACAAGAGCTGTCTCACCTCACCTATGAGTTCTGAGTTCCTGCTTGTCAGCGGTGTGGTGGCGTTGAGCGCCGTGATTCAGGGCGTAGCAGGAATGGGATTTGCACTGCTCTGTGCACCGTTCCTCATTCAGGTTTTTGGGCCGACGGAGGGGGTCAAACAAGTGGTCTTGCTCTCCCTTGTTCTCAACGCGGTGTATTTCGGACGTGAAGTGAAGGGCGCACGCCTCAAAGACGCGTTAAGTCTCCTGTTGCCGTCCTTACTGGTGGCCCCCCTCTTGGCTTCTTGGTTTAGGAAGTTCAGTCCGGATGTATTGCTGGTGATCGCAGGGACAATCACGATTATTAGTGCGATCCTCCTGGCCTTCGGTGTCCGGACGACCCAACTTGAGGGCAGGGCAGGTGCGCTTGGTGCAGGCGTGATGAGTGCTGCCATGAACGTGGCAGGGGGGCTCTCTGGGCCTGCTGTGGCAATGTATGCCGTCAGCGCCAGATGGCCTGTGACAAGCATTCGACCGACGCTTCAACTCTTTGGCATCGGGGTCAATACCGTGACGCTGTTAAGTTTGGGCAGTCCAAATATGCAGCACCTGCCGTGGATTGGCTTGATGCTTGGTGTAGTGGGAGGATTCATCCTCGCTCCTAAGATTTCCTCAGAACGAATTCGGCCTCTGATCCTGAGTCTGGCGTTCATAGGAGGGGGTTGGATCGTACTTAAAGGCTTGTGGTGAGGCGCGAAATCAAAGGCTGGCAGCCAGCACAGCCCACGCCACATCCTCATTCGGCATCGGGTGTTGAGCTAAGTACTTGAGCAGGTTACTCAACACTTCACCGGGTGGTCTGCCCTGCTTCACAGCGGCTTCAGCCGCGGCGTAGGCAAAGGGCACGAAGGCAGGGGGGCAAGCCGTCAGCAGCGCGATGCCCGCTTCTGCCGCCGTGCAAAAGCCCGTGTCTACGGCGTCCAGTATCCTGAAATAGCGCCGATGCTGCGCTCGTTCGCTGGGCTGCTGGAAGACATAGTTACCGCAGGCATTACAGCGGCGTACCCGTTGGCCGTCAAGCGCAAGGAATACCGGACAGCTCCGGCAAGCTTGACGCCCT of the Deinococcus sp. QL22 genome contains:
- a CDS encoding tyrosine-type recombinase/integrase yields the protein MRGAETRYRGWHAFRHSAGTRLVRQTGSLKYAAHHLGHSSIETTRVYAKWSD
- a CDS encoding IS1 family transposase, encoding MNRATRQIVGCFIGNRNAAGASLLWQSLPTPCLDAVCHTDGLSASTGVVFGALHVIGGTQRLERFNATLRLRIAHLVRKSLSLSRKQEHLELLIWLFIHRDNAS
- a CDS encoding TSUP family transporter, whose protein sequence is MSAVIQGVAGMGFALLCAPFLIQVFGPTEGVKQVVLLSLVLNAVYFGREVKGARLKDALSLLLPSLLVAPLLASWFRKFSPDVLLVIAGTITIISAILLAFGVRTTQLEGRAGALGAGVMSAAMNVAGGLSGPAVAMYAVSARWPVTSIRPTLQLFGIGVNTVTLLSLGSPNMQHLPWIGLMLGVVGGFILAPKISSERIRPLILSLAFIGGGWIVLKGLW